A genomic region of Paenibacillus sp. PL2-23 contains the following coding sequences:
- the ehuB gene encoding ectoine/hydroxyectoine ABC transporter substrate-binding protein EhuB, producing the protein MRGKWLTLLLLLPALLIGACGVDGGSSSSGKGGDKAEGQTTLEKAVEQGYVTIGFAGENPYAYKNENGELTGEAVEIARVILKRLGIEEMRGELTEFSALIAGLNSNRFDMITAGMFINPERCEAVLFADPEYSIGEGLAVQAGNPLGLNSYQAIAENKDAKIAVMAGAVEIGYLTASGVAESQMVIVPDQDAAISALQSGRADAMTMTGPALQSRLTEAADSSIERVMDFEQPVVDGKSVRGYGATAFRMEDTSFRDAFNAELAKMKESGELLEILQSFGFTEQELPGDMTAAKLCQA; encoded by the coding sequence GTGCGAGGAAAATGGTTGACCTTGCTGCTGCTGCTGCCCGCTTTGCTAATCGGCGCATGCGGCGTGGACGGCGGAAGCTCGTCCAGCGGCAAAGGTGGAGACAAAGCGGAGGGGCAGACTACCTTGGAGAAGGCGGTCGAGCAAGGCTATGTAACAATTGGGTTCGCAGGGGAAAATCCATACGCGTACAAAAACGAGAATGGTGAGCTGACTGGCGAAGCGGTTGAAATTGCGCGCGTCATACTGAAGCGTCTCGGCATAGAGGAAATGCGCGGGGAATTAACAGAATTTTCTGCCTTAATAGCGGGCTTAAACTCCAATCGGTTCGATATGATCACCGCGGGCATGTTTATTAATCCAGAGCGCTGCGAGGCGGTGCTGTTCGCGGATCCGGAATACAGCATTGGCGAAGGGCTGGCCGTTCAGGCGGGCAATCCACTAGGGTTGAACAGCTACCAAGCTATCGCTGAGAACAAGGACGCGAAGATAGCGGTTATGGCTGGCGCAGTGGAGATCGGATATCTGACAGCCTCAGGCGTGGCAGAAAGCCAGATGGTCATTGTGCCCGATCAGGACGCAGCCATCAGCGCGCTGCAATCCGGCAGGGCGGACGCCATGACGATGACAGGACCGGCGCTGCAATCCAGATTGACGGAAGCCGCCGACAGCAGCATCGAACGCGTAATGGATTTCGAGCAGCCTGTCGTTGACGGGAAGAGCGTCCGCGGCTACGGCGCGACAGCATTCCGCATGGAGGACACGTCCTTCCGTGACGCCTTCAACGCGGAGCTTGCCAAGATGAAGGAAAGCGGCGAGCTGTTGGAAATTCTCCAGAGCTTCGGCTTTACAGAGCAGGAGCTTCCAGGCGACATGACGGCAGCGAAGCTGTGCCAAGCGTAA
- the ehuC gene encoding ectoine/hydroxyectoine ABC transporter permease subunit EhuC: MLDTILSWLPFLGQGALVTIKITLLSGCVAMVFAMLSGLGRLSSIPPIRWLSIGYIELFRAASLLVLLFWVYFALPMAGLELSKTWSAVLAIGLNIGAYGGEIVRSSIQAVPRGQYEASIALNLSPYRRLTQIVLPQAIVRMLPPMGNLWIEMLKSTSLVFFITMSDLTYEAMILRNNYYSDTPVIFGLLLLIYYLLSTCISLPISWLERKMTVWR, from the coding sequence GTGCTGGATACCATTCTGAGCTGGCTGCCGTTCCTTGGGCAAGGCGCGCTGGTGACCATTAAGATTACGCTGCTCTCGGGCTGCGTCGCGATGGTGTTCGCGATGCTGTCAGGATTAGGACGACTGTCCTCGATTCCTCCAATTCGCTGGCTGTCGATCGGGTACATAGAGCTGTTCCGCGCGGCTTCGCTGCTAGTGCTGCTATTCTGGGTATACTTTGCGCTGCCAATGGCGGGACTTGAGCTGTCCAAAACCTGGTCGGCGGTGCTGGCTATCGGATTAAATATTGGAGCGTATGGCGGAGAGATCGTGAGGAGCTCCATCCAGGCGGTTCCGCGGGGCCAATATGAAGCATCCATTGCGCTTAATTTGTCCCCTTACCGGCGGCTGACGCAAATCGTGCTGCCGCAGGCGATTGTGCGGATGCTGCCGCCAATGGGCAATTTGTGGATCGAAATGCTGAAGTCAACATCCCTTGTCTTCTTCATTACGATGTCAGATTTGACCTATGAGGCGATGATTCTGCGCAACAATTATTATTCGGATACGCCGGTCATCTTCGGCCTGCTGCTCCTAATTTATTATTTGCTCTCCACCTGCATTTCGCTGCCCATCTCATGGCTGGAGCGCAAGATGACAGTGTGGAGGTGA